Proteins encoded within one genomic window of Deltaproteobacteria bacterium:
- a CDS encoding DUF3488 domain-containing protein encodes MSRREFRVPVALPRPPAATAMVALATATLAISGQIASWALGGSALVLAYIALRGDPPARWRLNPWLLNAGLIACVSAGVALWGTGALPIVALAHFAVLAQALQLLDARPRPSEFLLVALAVFQVTIGANLTDSAWYPLLLVAFTVCCVWTLVVHTLRAEAIESGELAAAQRIFTVGLWRTTLIASLGSVAFSALLFPLLPRIRSGAIFHSAFGGGEASAGFSDRIELGHAGKIDEDRSVALRVETLEGARLAPEERYWRGLAFDTFDGRGWSVADPVPKPVLGDADFGIDLGGPRRGARVVQRIAREQVTPGVLFTAGRPTLLRGATGRLTRDSNGSLIAPATTARRVIYEVVTRPEAPDLAGDRAAAPADAAAKYVQLPALDPRIGALAREITAGAQSDAERVALLARWLQQRGVYTTSPPPIREGVSPVEQFLLERTEGHCEYFASAHAVLLRSLGIPARIVNGYAGGHENALGGFVEVTNSDAHAWVEVYFERAGWVPADPTPAAQRLASADDARPGSLADLASALELWWFRNVVDFDRGHQARALRALWMRWNEWRSEHRSDPRGAETVPAEGSREPSGLPWKWIAAGALAAAAIWKLRARWPAQRAASLPRDYARALRLLRRRGLTRGDATSARAFAGEVAARIPREGADAFAAITEAYLAERFGGARAASTDQALTRLRESLLAKRSA; translated from the coding sequence GTGAGCCGCCGCGAGTTCCGCGTTCCCGTCGCGCTGCCGCGTCCGCCCGCGGCGACCGCGATGGTCGCGCTCGCCACGGCCACGCTGGCAATCTCCGGCCAGATCGCGTCGTGGGCCCTCGGCGGCTCCGCGCTCGTGCTCGCCTACATCGCCCTGCGCGGCGATCCGCCTGCGCGCTGGCGGCTGAACCCGTGGCTTCTCAATGCGGGGCTGATCGCGTGCGTCAGCGCCGGCGTCGCGCTCTGGGGGACCGGCGCGCTCCCGATCGTCGCGCTCGCGCACTTCGCGGTGCTCGCTCAAGCGCTGCAGCTGCTCGACGCGCGCCCGCGCCCGAGCGAGTTCCTGCTCGTCGCACTCGCGGTGTTTCAGGTGACGATCGGCGCGAACCTCACCGACAGCGCGTGGTACCCGCTGCTGCTCGTGGCGTTCACCGTGTGCTGCGTGTGGACGCTCGTGGTGCACACGCTGCGCGCGGAGGCGATCGAGTCCGGCGAGCTCGCAGCGGCGCAGCGCATCTTCACCGTCGGTCTCTGGCGTACGACCCTGATCGCAAGCCTCGGCTCGGTCGCGTTCTCCGCGCTCCTGTTCCCGCTTCTCCCGCGCATTCGCTCCGGCGCGATCTTCCACAGCGCGTTCGGTGGCGGTGAGGCGTCCGCGGGCTTCTCCGATCGCATCGAGCTCGGCCACGCCGGAAAGATCGACGAGGACCGCAGCGTCGCGCTGCGCGTCGAGACGCTCGAGGGCGCGCGGCTCGCTCCCGAGGAGCGCTATTGGCGCGGGCTCGCGTTCGACACGTTCGACGGGCGGGGCTGGAGCGTGGCCGATCCCGTGCCGAAGCCAGTGCTCGGCGACGCCGACTTCGGCATCGATCTCGGAGGCCCGCGGCGCGGCGCGCGCGTCGTGCAGCGCATCGCGCGCGAGCAGGTCACGCCGGGCGTTCTGTTCACCGCGGGCCGACCCACGCTGCTGCGCGGCGCGACCGGCCGGCTCACGCGCGACTCCAACGGCTCGCTGATCGCGCCGGCCACGACCGCAAGACGCGTGATCTACGAAGTCGTGACGCGGCCGGAGGCGCCCGATCTCGCGGGGGATCGCGCCGCCGCGCCTGCCGACGCCGCGGCGAAGTACGTGCAGCTGCCCGCGCTCGATCCGCGCATCGGCGCGCTCGCCCGCGAAATCACCGCCGGCGCGCAGAGCGACGCCGAGCGCGTGGCGCTGCTCGCGCGCTGGCTCCAGCAGCGCGGCGTCTACACGACCTCGCCCCCGCCGATCCGCGAGGGCGTGAGCCCCGTCGAGCAGTTCCTGCTCGAGCGCACCGAGGGCCACTGCGAGTACTTCGCCAGCGCGCACGCCGTGTTGTTACGGAGCCTCGGCATTCCCGCGCGCATCGTGAACGGATACGCCGGCGGCCACGAGAATGCGCTCGGCGGGTTCGTCGAGGTGACCAACTCCGACGCGCACGCCTGGGTCGAGGTGTACTTCGAGCGCGCGGGCTGGGTGCCCGCGGATCCGACGCCCGCGGCACAGCGTCTCGCGAGCGCAGACGACGCCCGCCCCGGCTCGCTCGCCGATCTCGCCTCCGCGCTCGAGCTCTGGTGGTTCCGCAACGTCGTCGACTTCGACCGCGGGCATCAAGCGCGCGCGCTGCGCGCGCTGTGGATGCGCTGGAACGAGTGGCGCAGCGAGCACCGCAGCGATCCACGCGGCGCCGAGACGGTGCCGGCGGAGGGCTCGCGCGAGCCGAGCGGGCTCCCGTGGAAGTGGATCGCGGCCGGCGCGCTCGCGGCAGCGGCGATCTGGAAGCTGCGCGCGCGCTGGCCGGCGCAGCGCGCCGCGTCCCTGCCGCGCGACTACGCGCGCGCGCTCCGGTTGTTACGCCGCCGCGGCCTCACGCGCGGCGACGCGACGAGTGCGCGAGCCTTCGCCGGCGAAGTCGCGGCGCGCATCCCGCGCGAAGGCGCCGACGCGTTCGCGGCGATCACCGAGGCGTACCTCGCGGAGCGCTTCGGCGGCGCGCGCGCCGCGAGCACGGACCAGGCGCTGACGCGGCTGCGCGAGAGCCTGCTCGCGAAGCGGAGCGCTTAG
- a CDS encoding 7-carboxy-7-deazaguanine synthase QueE has protein sequence MSGTANLVEMFSSIQGEGPFAGLSTLFIRFGGCDLRCSWCDTPHTWRPAAQARIETARGGGEFAVRANPLPVAQIVAAAESLGAARHRQVSLTGGEPLLQPEAIAEVARALHGRGPQILLETHGLHADSLERALAWIDVVSMDWKLASDVRREGAPTTAPREQFHDAHERFLAVAKRAPHVVVKLVITRASEDAEIEEALARIARTHPAACVVLQPVTPTGAVKDGVASARMLALGRRAEELLREVRVMPQLHPVMGVR, from the coding sequence ATGAGCGGCACCGCGAACCTCGTCGAGATGTTCTCCTCGATTCAGGGCGAAGGCCCGTTCGCGGGGCTCTCGACGCTGTTCATCCGCTTCGGTGGCTGCGACCTGCGCTGCAGCTGGTGCGACACGCCGCACACGTGGCGGCCCGCGGCGCAGGCGCGCATCGAGACGGCGCGCGGCGGCGGAGAGTTCGCGGTGCGCGCGAATCCGTTGCCGGTCGCGCAGATCGTCGCAGCGGCGGAGTCATTAGGGGCGGCACGACATCGGCAGGTGAGCCTCACCGGCGGCGAGCCGCTGCTGCAACCGGAGGCGATCGCCGAGGTCGCGCGAGCGCTGCACGGGCGCGGGCCGCAGATTCTGCTCGAGACGCACGGGCTGCACGCGGACTCGCTCGAGCGAGCGCTCGCGTGGATCGACGTCGTCTCGATGGACTGGAAGCTCGCGAGCGACGTGCGCCGCGAGGGCGCGCCCACGACTGCCCCGCGCGAACAGTTCCACGACGCGCACGAGCGCTTCCTCGCCGTCGCGAAGCGAGCGCCGCACGTCGTGGTGAAGCTCGTGATCACCCGCGCGAGCGAGGACGCCGAGATCGAGGAGGCGCTCGCGCGCATCGCGCGCACGCACCCTGCAGCGTGCGTCGTGCTGCAACCCGTCACGCCGACCGGCGCGGTGAAGGATGGTGTTGCGAGCGCGCGCATGCTCGCGCTCGGCCGCCGCGCGGAGGAGTTGCTGCGCGAGGTGCGCGTGATGCCGCAGCTGCACCCCGTGATGGGCGTGCGCTAG